A window of the Citrus sinensis cultivar Valencia sweet orange chromosome 9, DVS_A1.0, whole genome shotgun sequence genome harbors these coding sequences:
- the LOC102626673 gene encoding beta-amylase 1, chloroplastic — protein MALNLTHQIGTLAGTPIQMDTGVVSGDSTGTVNASAVWKPVSTDLRCAIQKPDLKDTMSPPVSPCRSPVLSSMRADLSVACRAFATESPTAAAVTEFSEEVGGEMYKQGGLQEKGNGVPVFVMMPLDSVTMSNTVNRKKAMDASLRALKSAGVEGVMMDVWWGLVERDQPGHYNWGGYSDLLEMAKRHGLKVQAVMSFHQCGGNVGDSVSIPLPKWVVEEVDKDQDLVYTDQWGMRNYEYISLGCDTIPVLKGRMPVQCYSDFMRAFKDKFKDLLGDTIVEIQVGMGPAGELRYPSYPEQNGTWKFPGIGAFQCYDKYMLSSLKAAAESAGKPEWGSTGPTDAGHYNNWPEDTQFFRKENGGWCSPYGEFFLSWYSQMLLDHGERILSSAKAIFDATGVKISVKVAGIHWHYGSRSHAPELTAGYYNTRFRDGYLPIAQMLARHGAIFNFTCIEMRDHEQPQDALCAPEKLVKQVASATQKAHVPLAGENALPRYDEYAHEQILRAASLDVDKQMCAFTYLRMNPHLFQPDNWRQFVAFVKKMNEGKDVHRCLEQVEREAEHFVHVTQPLVQEAAVALMH, from the exons ATGGCTTTGAATCTAACACACCAGATCGGTACACTAGCTGGAACACCAATTCAGATGGACACAGGCGTCGTGTCCGGCGATTCAACGGGGACGGTGAACGCATCGGCGGTGTGGAAACCGGTGTCAACAGATTTGCGCTGTGCGATCCAAAAACCTGATCTGAAGGACACAATGTCGCCACCAGTGAGCCCCTGCCGGTCGCCGGTACTGTCGAGCATGCGAGCAGATCTGTCAGTGGCATGCCGCGCATTCGCGACAGAGTCTCCGACGGCGGCAGCGGTGACGGAGTTCTCCGAGGAGGTTGGCGGCGAGATGTACAAGCAGGGCGGCTTGCAAGAAAAGGGGAACGGAGTGCCGGTGTTCGTGATGATGCCGCTGGACAGCGTGACGATGTCGAATACTGTGAATAGAAAGAAGGCGATGGACGCGAGTCTCAGGGCGTTGAAGAGCGCGGGAGTGGAAGGAGTTATGATGGACGTGTGGTGGGGCCTGGTCGAGAGGGACCAGCCCGGCCATTACAATTGGGGTGGCTATTCTGACTTGCTCGAAATGGCCAAACGACACGGCCTCAAGGTTCAGGCCGTCATGTCGTTTCACCAGTGCGGCGGCAACGTCGGTGATTCCGTCTC TATCCCTTTACCCAAGTGGGTTGTAGAAGAAGTTGACAAAGACCAAGATCTTGTGTATACTGATCAATGGGGGATGAGGAATTACGAGTACATTTCACTAGGTTGTGATACCATTCCGGTCCTGAAAGGTCGAATGCCTGTCCAGTGTTACTCTGACTTCATGCGTGCCTTCAAAGACAAGTTCAAGGACCTTCTTGGTGACACCATTGTG GAAATCCAAGTGGGAATGGGTCCAGCTGGTGAGCTGCGTTACCCTTCGTATCCAGAGCAGAATGGGACATGGAAATTCCCAGGAATTGGAGCTTTCCAGTGTTATGATAAG TATATGCTCAGTAGCTTAAAAGCAGCAGCTGAATCTGCTGGTAAGCCAGAATGGGGCAGCACAGGCCCTACTGATGCTGGACATTACAACAACTGGCCAGAAGATACACAGTTTTTCCGAAAAGAAAATGGTGGTTGGTGTAGCCCTTATGGTGAATTTTTCCTAAGCTGGTATTCGCAGATGCTCTTAGATCACGGAGAGAGAATTCTCTCATCTGCCAAGGCAATTTTCGATGCTACAGGTGTTAAGATCTCGGTTAAGGTTGCAGGAATCCACTGGCACTATGGGTCTAGGTCCCATGCCCCTGAGCTCACAGCTGGATATTACAATACACGATTCCGTGATGGTTACCTCCCTATTGCCCAGATGCTAGCACGACATGGTGCCATATTCAACTTTACTTGCATAGAGATGCGTGATCATGAACAACCACAAGATGCCCTTTGTGCACCTGAGAAGCTAGTCAAGCAAGTGGCTTCAGCAACTCAGAAAGCACACGTTCCACTGGCTGGGGAAAATGCGTTGCCACGTTATGATGAATACGCTCACGAGCAGATCTTGCGAGCAGCATCACTTGATGTAGACAAACAGATGTGTGCATTCACGTACTTGAGGATGAATCCACATTTATTCCAACCCGATAATTGGAGACAGTTTGTGGCATttgtgaagaagatgaatgaaGGGAAGGATGTTCACCGGTGTTTGGAGCAAGTGGAGCGCGAAGCTGAGCACTTCGTCCATGTGACCCAGCCATTGGTGCAAGAGGCTGCCGTGGCCCTTATGCACTAA